In Oscillospiraceae bacterium, the DNA window ATTTACAGTCAGATCAATCCGTATATTCAACGTCTTGATGGCGCAGATTGGTACCAACGGCAGATTGATGAAATTATGAGTAAGTTTGAAAGCGGGGATTATGAAAGCGATAAACCGCTTGATGGCAAGTACCTGCTCGGCTATTCACTGCAGCGCAAGTGTCTATATAATACAAATAACAAGGAGGAATAACAAAATGAGTTTGTCTAAAAAAATTGACTTCGCAATTATTATCAGCGTTAAAAATGCTAATCCGAACGGAGATCCACTAAATGGCAATCGCCCGCGCGTAAATTATGAGGGATACGGTGAGATCAGCGATGTATGTTTGAAACGCAAGATACGCAATCGCCTTCTTGACGACGGCCAGTCGATTCTTGTTCAATCGGACGATTATAGAAGGGATGACCACCGCAGTATCAAGGCCCGTTACGATTCAAATGAAGAAATCAAAAAGCTTTCAAAAGATAAGGACGGAGAAAAAAAAGCAAAAATTGCCTGTGAACAGTGGTATGATGTCCGCGCTTTCGGACAGGTACTGGCCGGTGTTGACGATGACAGCGCATCAATAGCAATCCGTGGACCTATCAGTATACAAAGTGCATTCAGCATTGAACCGGTCGATATAACAAGTAACCAAATTATAAAAAGCGTTAATCTAAAAACAGATAAGAAAGATCCTTCTCAAAAAGCTGGAGATACAATGGGAATGAAACATCGCGTCGACAGCGGTGTCTATTTAACGTTTGGCAGTATAAACCGGCAACTGGCGGAGAAAACGGGCTTTTCTGACAAGGATGCTGAAATATTTAAAAAAATGCTTACAAAAATGTTTGAAAACGATGATTCATCCGCTCGGCCGGCAGGAAGCATGGAGGTTATGAAAGTGATATGGTGGACGCATAATGAAAAAACTCTGTCTTCAGCTAAGGTACATAGAAGCCTCAAAGTAAATATTGATGGTTCATATACAATATCTCAGTTGGATGGAATCAACATTGAAGAACTAGACGGACAATGAATTTTCAAATGGATGATTTGCTGCTCTCCGGTCTACAGCATTTTGCCTTCTGCCGGCGCCAGTGGGCCCTGATCCACATTGAACAGCAATGGGCTGAAAATTTCTTCACTGTCGACGGCGGAATCATGCACGAGCGCGCGCACGATCCATTCTTC includes these proteins:
- the cas7c gene encoding type I-C CRISPR-associated protein Cas7/Csd2; protein product: MSLSKKIDFAIIISVKNANPNGDPLNGNRPRVNYEGYGEISDVCLKRKIRNRLLDDGQSILVQSDDYRRDDHRSIKARYDSNEEIKKLSKDKDGEKKAKIACEQWYDVRAFGQVLAGVDDDSASIAIRGPISIQSAFSIEPVDITSNQIIKSVNLKTDKKDPSQKAGDTMGMKHRVDSGVYLTFGSINRQLAEKTGFSDKDAEIFKKMLTKMFENDDSSARPAGSMEVMKVIWWTHNEKTLSSAKVHRSLKVNIDGSYTISQLDGINIEELDGQ